From Streptomyces sp. SAI-135:
CGACGACCAGGAAGACACAGGCGAGCCCGCCGCCGATCGCGCCGGCCACGGCGGCCTCCATGATGAACGGCGCCTGGATGTAGAAGCCGGACGCGCCCACCAGCCGCATGATCCCGGTCTCCCGCCGACGGCTGAACGCCGAGACGCGCACCGTGTTGACGATCAGCAGCAGGGCGACGATCAGCATGAGCGCCATCACACCGAGCGCGGCCCTGTTCATCAGGTTCAGCATCGTGAAGAGGTTGTCCAGGATGCCCTTCTGGTCCTGCACGGACTGCACGCCGTCACGGCCGTTGAAGGCGGTCGCGATGACCTGGTACTTCTCCGGGTCCTTCAGCTTGATCCGGTACGACTCCTGCATCTGGTCCGGGGTGAGGGACGCGGCCAGCGGGGAGTCGCCGAACTGCTCCTTGTAGTGCTTGTACGCCTCGTCCTGGGACTCGTGGACGACCGTCTCGACGACCGACATCTTCTTCAGGTCGGAGAGGATGTCCTTCTTCTGGTCGTCGGTCACCGCGCCCTTGGCGCAGTTGGGGTCCGACTCGGCGTCGCTCTTGTTGCAGAGGAAGATCGAGACGTTGACCTTGTCGTACCAGTAGCCCTTCATGGCGCCGACCTGGTCGCTCATCAGGAGCGACCCGCCGAACAGGGCGAGCGACAGGGCGACGGAGACGATGACCGCGAACGTCATCGTCAGGTTGCGACGGAGACCGACACCGATCTCGGAGAGTACGAACTGGGCGCGCATGGCGTCTTCTTCAGGCCTTTCCGGGGACTCTTCGAACGGCGGTCAGTGCTGGTAGCCGTAGACGCCGCGTGCCTGGTCGCGGACGAGGCGGCCCTTCTCCAGCTCGATGACGCGCTTGCGCATCTGGTCCACGATGTTCTGGTCGTGGGTGGCCATGACGACGGTCGTGCCGGTCCGGTTGATCCGGTCCAGCAGCTTCATGATGCCTACGGAGGTCTGCGGGTCGAGGTTGCCGGTGGGCTCGTCGGCGATCAGCAGCTTGGGCCGGTTCACGAAGGCCCGGGCGATCGCCACGCGCTGCTGCTCACCACCGGAGAGCTCACCGGGCATCCGCTCCTCCTTGCCGCCGAGCCCGACGAGGTCGAGCACCTGCGGCACGGACTTGCGGATCTCACCGCGGGACTTGCCGATGACCTCCTGGGCGAAGGCCACGTTCTCGGCGACCGTCTTGTTGGGCAGGAGCCGGAAGTCCTGGAACACCGTCCCCAGCTGGCGCCGCATCTGCGGCACCTTCCAGTTGGACAGGCGGGCGAGGTCCTTGCCCAGCACGTGCACCTGTCCCTGGCTGCACCGCTCCTCGCGGAGGATCAGCCGCAGGAAGGTGGACTTTCCGGAGCCGGAGGACCCGACGAGGAACACGAACTCGCCCTTCTCCACTTCCAGGGAGACATCCCTGAGTGCGGGGCGGGTCTGCTTGGGGTAGACCTTGGATACGTTGTCGAATCGGATCACGGATGCACCACGGTAGGCCGGGGGTAGATGAGCGTGACCATACGCGAACCGGGTGCACGAGCGCAGGCGCCGGTTCGG
This genomic window contains:
- the ftsE gene encoding cell division ATP-binding protein FtsE, with the translated sequence MIRFDNVSKVYPKQTRPALRDVSLEVEKGEFVFLVGSSGSGKSTFLRLILREERCSQGQVHVLGKDLARLSNWKVPQMRRQLGTVFQDFRLLPNKTVAENVAFAQEVIGKSRGEIRKSVPQVLDLVGLGGKEERMPGELSGGEQQRVAIARAFVNRPKLLIADEPTGNLDPQTSVGIMKLLDRINRTGTTVVMATHDQNIVDQMRKRVIELEKGRLVRDQARGVYGYQH
- the ftsX gene encoding permease-like cell division protein FtsX, producing MRAQFVLSEIGVGLRRNLTMTFAVIVSVALSLALFGGSLLMSDQVGAMKGYWYDKVNVSIFLCNKSDAESDPNCAKGAVTDDQKKDILSDLKKMSVVETVVHESQDEAYKHYKEQFGDSPLAASLTPDQMQESYRIKLKDPEKYQVIATAFNGRDGVQSVQDQKGILDNLFTMLNLMNRAALGVMALMLIVALLLIVNTVRVSAFSRRRETGIMRLVGASGFYIQAPFIMEAAVAGAIGGGLACVFLVVGRYFTVDHGMALATKLNLINFVGWDAVLTKLPLILAASVLMPALAAFFALRKYLKV